In Amblyraja radiata isolate CabotCenter1 chromosome 39, sAmbRad1.1.pri, whole genome shotgun sequence, the following proteins share a genomic window:
- the LOC116967327 gene encoding prolactin-releasing peptide receptor-like: MDSWDVSPTNSTAYQVALADSSNNYSQFTGLELIQAYKPLIVPCYALVVFIGIFGNYLLLYVICKTRKMHNTTNFFIGNLAFSDMLMCTICVPFTLAYAFHPQGWVFGKFMCYFVFLMQPVTVYVSVFTLTAIAVDRYYATVHPLKKRLSIGSCTYILAGLWLMSCALAAPAFAHTYHIEFQDQELTICEEFWVREEKEHLAYAYSTLIITYILPLSAVSLSYLRITLKLKNRVVPGNGTHSQERWEKVKRKKIFRLLVLVVTVFGACWLPLNVFNIIRDIDISLINKDYFNLIQLLCHCSAMTSACCNPFLYAWLHDRFRAELKKMFACKKKIVPTSNCIAVSVVL; this comes from the exons ATGGATAGCTGGGATGTTTCTCCCACCAACAGCACGGCCTACCAGGTTGCTCTCGCAGACAGCAGCAACAACTACTCCCAGTTCACGGGTCTGGAGCTGATCCAGGCCTACAAGCCTCTGATTGTGCCGTGCTACGCGCTGGTGGTCTTTATCGGCATCTTCGGCAACTATCTGCTGCTTTACGTCATCTGCAAGACCAGGAAGATGCACAACACCACTAACTTTTTCATCGGCAACCTGGCCTTCTCCGACATGCTGATGTGCACCATCTGTGTGCCCTTCACTCTGGCCTATGCCTTCCACCCCCAGGGCTGGGTCTTCGGCAAGTTCATGTGCTACTTTGTCTTCCTGATGCAGCCCGTTACAGTCTATGTGTCCGTCTTCACCCTGACAGCCATCGCCGTCGACAG GTATTACGCCACGGTCCACCCGCTGAAGAAGCGACTGTCGATCGGGAGCTGCACCTACATCCTGGCTGGACTCTGGCTCATGTCGTGTGCCTTGGCCGCCCCCGCCTTTGCTCACACTTACCACATCGAGTTCCAGGACCAGGAGCTGACCATCTGTGAGGAGTTCTGGGTGAGGGAGGAGAAGGAACACTTGGCCTACGCCTACAGCACGCTGATCATCACCTACATCCTCCCGCTCTCCGCCGTCTCCCTGTCCTATCTCCGCATCACCCTCAAGCTGAAGAACCGTGTGGTCCCGGGCAACGGCACCCACAGCCAGGAGCGCTGGGAGAAGGTGAAGCGCAAGAAGATCTTCCGCCTCTTGGTGCTGGTGGTGACGGTGTTCGGCGCTTGCTGGCTCCCTCTCAATGTCTTCAACATCATCCGTGACATAGACATCAGCCTGATCAACAAGGACTACTTCAACCTCATCCAACTGCTGTGTCACTGTTCGGCCATGACCTCCGCCTGCTGCAACCCCTTCCTCTACGCTTGGCTCCACGACCGATTCAGGGCAGAGCTGAAGAAGATGTTCGCTTGCAAGAAGAAGATCGTTCCCACTAGCAACTGCATCGCGGTGAGCGTCGTCCTATGA